A genomic window from Lotus japonicus ecotype B-129 chromosome 1, LjGifu_v1.2 includes:
- the LOC130732412 gene encoding synaptotagmin-2-like, whose protein sequence is MGFFSTIFGFFGFGIGTSIGLVVGYFLFIHFQPTDVKDPKIHPLVDEDPATLQRMIPEIPLWIKNPDFDRVDWLNKLIEYMWPYLDKAICKTAENIAKPIIAEQVPKYKIDSVEFEKLTLGSLPPTFQGMKVYMTDEKELIMEPSIRWAGNPNVIIAAKAFGLKATIQVVDLQVFLAPRITLKPLVPAFPCFANIYVSLMEKPHVDFGLKLIGADLMSIPGLYRFVQELIKDQVANMYLWPKTLEVQVLDPTKALRKPVGILNAKVLKAMKLKKKDLLGASDPYVKLKLSGDNLPSKKTTVKHKNLNPEWNEEFSLTVKDPESQTLEFNVYDWEQVGKHDKMGMNVIPLKELPPEEPKVFTLDLLKNMDPNDAQNDKSRGQIVIELTYKPFKEEDLAKGFDETQLQNAPEGTPAGGGLLVVIVHEAQDIEGKYHTNPHVRLIFKGEERKTKSMKKNRDPRWEEEFQFMAEEPPANEKLHVEVVSTSSRNLLRQKESLGYVDISLADVVANKRINEKHHLIDSKNGRIQIELLWRAS, encoded by the exons ATGGGTTTCTTCAGTACTATATTCGGTTTTTTTGGCTTTGGAATTGGGACTTCAATTGGTCTTGTTGTTGGTTATTTTCTCTTCATTCACTTTCAACCCACTGATGTTAAG GATCCCAAAATCCACCCATTGGTGGACGAAGACCCTGCAACTCTGCAACGAATGATTCCTGAGATCCCACTTTGGATAAAAAATCCTGACTTTGATCGA GTTGATTGGCTTAACAAGCTTATTGAATATATGTGGCCTTACCTTGATAAg GCAATATGCAAGACTGCAGAAAACATTGCAAAACCCATAATTGCCGAGCAGGTTCCAAAATATAAAATTGATTCTGTTGAGTTCGAAAAGCTCACATTGGGGTCTCTGCCACCAACTTTTCAAG GAATGAAAGTGTATATGACTGATGAGAAAGAGTTAATTATGGAGCCTTCTATAAGATGGGCCGGAAATCCTAATGTTATTATTGCAGCTAAGGCATTTGGTTTGAAAGCAACCATTCAG GTGGTGGATTTGCAAGTTTTTCTTGCACCTCGTATTACTTTGAAGCCTTTGGTTCCAGCTTTTCCATGCTTTGCCAACATCTATGTTTCTCTCATGGAAAAG CCACATGTTGACTTTGGGCTAAAGCTTATAGGGGCTGATCTTATGTCTATTCCTGGTCTCTATAGGTTTGTTCAG GAGCTTATCAAAGATCAGGTTGCAAATATGTATCTATGGCCCAAAACACTGGAAGTTCAAGTTTTAGATCCAACAAA AGCCTTGAGGAAGCCTGTTGGAATTTTAAATGCAAAGGTTCTAAAAGCAATGAAGTTAAAGAAGAAAGATCTTCTCGGCGCATCTGACCCTTATGTGAAGCTAAAGCTCTCAGGAGATAACCTGCCATCAAAAAAGACTACTGTGAAGCACAAGAACTTGAACCCTGAGTGGAATGAGGAATTTAGTTTAACTGTTAAAGATCCTGAGTCCCAGACTTTAGAGTTTAACGTTTATGACTGGGAGCAG GTTGGGAAGCATGACAAGATGGGAATGAACGTGATTCCTTTGAAAGAACTTCCTCCTGAAGAGCCTAAAGTTTTTACTCTTGACCTCCTAAAAAACATGGATCCCAATGATGCCCAAAATGACAAGTCTCGTGGGCAGATTGTTATAGAATTAACATATAAACCCTTCAAGGAGGAAGACTTAGCCAAGGGTTTTGATGAGACACAGTTACAAAATGCTCCTGAAGGTACTCCTGCGGGTGGAGGTCTGCTTGTAGTGATAGTCCATGAAGCTCAGGACATTGAAGGAAAGTATCACACCAATCCACATGTACGTCTTATTTTCAAAGGGGAAGAGAGAAAGACAAAG AGCATGAAAAAGAACAGAGATCCAAGGTGGGAAGAGGAGTTCCAATTCATGGCAGAGGAGCCTCCTGCTAATGAAAAATTACATGTGGAGGTTGTCAGCACTTCATCGCGAAACCTGCTACGTCAGAAG